A genomic window from Agreia sp. COWG includes:
- a CDS encoding CarD family transcriptional regulator, which translates to MKFDIGETLVYPHHGAVTITELETKSVKGEDKRYMTLRVHTSDLIIKLPIDNVELVGVRDVIDAAGVGEVFAVLQNDFVEEPGNWSRRYKANQEKMASGSVHRVAEVVRDLWRREQAQGVSAGEKRLLLKARQVLISELALARSVSDEDASLLLDEVLNAVVV; encoded by the coding sequence GTGAAATTCGACATTGGAGAGACCCTCGTCTACCCGCACCACGGAGCGGTCACCATCACGGAACTCGAGACCAAGTCGGTCAAGGGTGAAGACAAGCGCTACATGACGCTTCGGGTGCACACGAGCGACCTCATCATCAAGCTGCCGATCGACAACGTCGAGCTCGTGGGCGTACGCGACGTCATCGATGCCGCCGGCGTCGGAGAGGTCTTCGCCGTTCTGCAGAACGACTTCGTCGAGGAGCCGGGCAACTGGTCGCGTCGATACAAGGCCAACCAAGAGAAGATGGCCTCAGGCAGCGTGCACCGCGTGGCCGAGGTCGTGCGCGACCTGTGGCGTCGCGAGCAGGCCCAGGGCGTCTCCGCCGGCGAGAAGCGTCTGCTGCTCAAGGCACGGCAGGTTCTCATCTCCGAACTCGCCCTCGCCCGCAGCGTCAGCGACGAAGATGCGTCGCTACTGCTCGACGAGGTTCTGAACGCGGTCGTCGTCTAG